In the genome of Deinococcus deserti VCD115, one region contains:
- a CDS encoding DUF1684 domain-containing protein: protein MSTNADPYSQAVQEFRRRKDAHFKAGQGPLSADVLAEFSGLSYYAPDAAWTFTVLLETLPQDASAEFVLQTNTGEPRTMARYGRVRVPLPGGEHSLSVFTPLGEETPARVFIPFRDATSGQETYGAGRYLDAPVARSAEGGLLVNVDFNLAYHPYCAYGDGWTCPLPPQENVLPEAVRAGEKLPTPAA from the coding sequence GTGAGCACCAACGCCGACCCGTACAGCCAGGCGGTGCAGGAGTTCCGCCGCCGCAAGGACGCCCACTTCAAAGCCGGACAGGGTCCGCTGTCGGCGGACGTGCTGGCGGAGTTCTCCGGTCTGTCGTATTACGCGCCCGATGCCGCGTGGACTTTCACCGTGCTTCTCGAAACCCTCCCGCAAGACGCGAGCGCAGAGTTCGTCCTGCAGACCAATACCGGTGAACCCCGGACCATGGCCCGTTACGGCCGCGTCCGGGTGCCGCTTCCAGGCGGCGAGCACAGCCTCAGCGTGTTCACACCCCTGGGCGAGGAGACCCCGGCCCGGGTCTTTATTCCGTTCCGGGATGCCACCAGCGGCCAGGAAACGTATGGGGCAGGCCGCTATCTGGACGCCCCTGTAGCCCGCAGCGCTGAGGGTGGTCTGCTGGTCAACGTGGACTTCAATCTGGCCTACCATCCCTACTGCGCCTATGGCGACGGCTGGACCTGCCCGTTGCCTCCCCAGGAGAACGTGCTGCCTGAAGCTGTCCGGGCCGGGGAAAAGCTGCCCACGCCTGCCGCCTGA
- a CDS encoding RNA-binding S4 domain-containing protein, with product MTDNRTQDTIDLQDFLKLRGLVETGGEAKFRVQGGEVRLNGEVETRRRKKLRRGDIVEYAGHRLKVDW from the coding sequence ATGACCGACAACCGTACTCAGGACACCATAGACCTTCAGGACTTCCTGAAATTGCGCGGGCTGGTCGAGACCGGGGGCGAAGCAAAATTCCGCGTCCAGGGCGGCGAGGTCCGGCTGAACGGTGAAGTCGAGACCCGCCGCCGCAAGAAGCTTCGCCGCGGAGACATCGTGGAATATGCCGGACACCGCCTGAAGGTGGACTGGTGA
- a CDS encoding Ig domain-containing protein: MSSKPSDRRPARAAFLSLALLGAVALIGCGQEVTGTSTTSGRDALYFADSAAGLPPIYANEAYTGNLTVLGGAGPYTLRVASGTLPPGLKLSGQTLSGTPTKTGTYKFTVEVTDSTLSTKTKEYTLNVNQLPPLSLQPVLPAGQIRGETRIPVTITAPRSVRAVRLNWTLPAGAAVTGVQPMETGGVLFWRVQGQTVTVDVGFKTIPRNGARVALITVKPARAVALEAKMTYEARDGQGKLLTPAPATEAPATAPAGAPKDSTTPAAPQTTDPARPQTPASAPAPVSPSVPAPTPPAPTQPTTPPEPASPTNPTPPTTPGTGGTR; the protein is encoded by the coding sequence ATGTCAAGCAAACCCAGCGACCGCCGTCCGGCGCGGGCAGCCTTTCTGTCTCTTGCACTGTTGGGCGCAGTAGCGCTCATCGGCTGCGGGCAGGAGGTCACCGGTACCTCGACCACCTCGGGGCGGGACGCCCTGTACTTTGCCGACAGCGCTGCCGGTCTGCCCCCGATCTACGCCAACGAGGCCTACACGGGCAACCTCACGGTCCTTGGCGGCGCAGGCCCCTACACCCTACGGGTCGCCAGCGGGACCCTGCCTCCCGGCCTCAAACTCAGCGGTCAGACACTGAGCGGCACCCCCACCAAAACCGGCACCTACAAGTTCACTGTGGAAGTCACGGACTCCACCCTGAGCACCAAGACCAAGGAATACACCCTGAATGTCAACCAGCTGCCGCCTCTGTCGTTGCAGCCGGTGCTGCCCGCCGGACAGATCCGGGGGGAGACCCGGATTCCGGTGACCATCACGGCGCCGCGCTCGGTGCGTGCAGTCCGGCTGAACTGGACCCTGCCAGCAGGCGCAGCCGTGACCGGCGTGCAGCCGATGGAGACCGGCGGCGTACTGTTCTGGCGCGTGCAGGGTCAGACCGTCACCGTGGATGTCGGGTTCAAGACCATTCCACGCAACGGCGCCCGGGTGGCGCTGATCACGGTCAAACCAGCCCGCGCAGTGGCGCTGGAAGCCAAGATGACCTACGAGGCCCGCGACGGCCAGGGCAAACTCCTGACCCCCGCACCCGCAACTGAGGCGCCTGCCACTGCTCCGGCAGGCGCCCCCAAAGACTCCACCACTCCGGCTGCCCCTCAGACCACGGATCCTGCGCGGCCCCAGACCCCCGCGTCTGCCCCGGCCCCCGTGTCTCCTTCCGTACCTGCGCCGACCCCACCTGCTCCCACACAACCCACGACCCCGCCTGAGCCGGCGTCACCCACCAATCCGACTCCGCCAACCACTCCAGGCACCGGAGGAACACGATGA
- a CDS encoding insulinase family protein — protein sequence MTTNTLPAQLAAGDRLGQYLVERVEALPEMQGQLILLRHDNGARHAHVVRDDDNAAFGVTFPTVPKDSTGVAHILEHIVLMGSQRYPVPDPFFSMLPRSLNTFMNAMTSNDWTTYPFSTRNEKDFFNLLGVYLDATFFPLMRYESFRQDGHRFEFATPDDPTSELKLQGVVYNEMKGAMASPGSVIWRAFGKALFPDLTYANNSGGSPENIPSLTYENLRAFHAAHYHPSNAFFFTYGKLPLERILEVIEEHVMSHFTRQDLDVSIPDQTPFPEPRTERVTYPGSDVERGAQVLVGWKLGLTSHADSNLRWSVLSDVLLGNPAAPLTRPLIDSGLGSALADLSGYRDSFREGAFAAGLKGLPAGKAQEVETLVLDTLRGIVNDGIDPELIESSLHQFEIGQKEVSNAGYPYGLQVMFRLLGPWLYGGDPVTGLRLDAELERLRGDLQRGRVFEPMIEEQLLNNPHRVTLEVAPDPELATRAEADEQALVQRLSAGFTDEDRQRVVAESLRLKEVQALESDPTILPTLALSDVPTEVPRVTYRVEEAGSATVGRVPLPTGGLSYLDVQVRLPDVPEDLLDTLPLYAFAVTRSGAAGQDYLALSRRLEAVTGGVTASVNVGSRPDNLEALRLTLSFSGKALSRNAPALVEIMRDLLVAPEFTQDRLEQLLKQRLAGMKASVVQSGNMYAERLALAQVSRAGVLHERFSGLSALAALKTIVEEGGLDELLARFERIRELLTRGTPLLCLTATPDEIGLDLSPLTGTFGTPDPVGHPAPALFAGGPQARVTDSPVAFNAVAFQTVPFTHADSPALLVLSRLLRSEYLLSEIREKGGAYGGGASFEPQQGLFSMSSYRDPHISRTLQVFRDARAFLDTELGERELTEAILASSKLLDPLTSPDTAGRLRFFGDQAGYTPEVQEAYKDRLLQVALADLRRVMDTYLTPERAAYGLVAGRDPNEDVKELGLSFTVQTI from the coding sequence GTGACCACAAACACACTGCCTGCCCAGCTGGCCGCCGGGGACCGGCTTGGCCAATATCTCGTGGAACGTGTCGAAGCTCTGCCGGAGATGCAGGGCCAGCTGATCCTGTTGCGTCATGACAACGGCGCGCGGCATGCCCATGTGGTTCGGGATGACGACAACGCCGCCTTCGGCGTGACCTTTCCTACCGTCCCGAAGGACAGCACCGGCGTGGCGCACATCCTGGAGCACATCGTGCTGATGGGCAGCCAGCGCTACCCGGTGCCGGACCCCTTTTTCAGCATGCTGCCGCGCAGCCTGAACACGTTCATGAACGCCATGACCAGCAACGACTGGACAACCTACCCCTTTTCCACCCGCAATGAAAAGGATTTTTTCAACCTGCTGGGTGTCTACCTGGACGCGACCTTCTTCCCGCTGATGCGTTACGAGAGCTTCCGCCAGGACGGTCACCGTTTCGAGTTCGCGACGCCTGACGACCCCACCAGCGAACTGAAGTTGCAGGGCGTGGTGTACAACGAGATGAAAGGGGCCATGGCCTCGCCGGGATCGGTGATCTGGCGGGCTTTTGGTAAGGCGCTGTTCCCGGACCTGACCTATGCCAACAACAGTGGCGGCTCTCCCGAGAACATCCCGAGCCTGACCTATGAGAACCTGCGGGCCTTCCATGCCGCGCATTACCACCCCAGCAACGCTTTTTTCTTTACCTACGGCAAGCTGCCGCTCGAGCGCATTCTGGAGGTCATCGAGGAACACGTCATGTCGCACTTCACGCGGCAGGACCTCGACGTCAGCATCCCGGACCAGACGCCGTTTCCCGAGCCCCGCACCGAGCGGGTCACCTATCCGGGCAGTGACGTGGAGCGCGGCGCACAGGTTCTGGTGGGCTGGAAGCTGGGCCTGACCAGTCACGCCGACAGCAATCTGCGCTGGAGCGTGCTGAGCGACGTGCTGCTGGGTAACCCGGCCGCGCCGCTGACCCGCCCGCTGATCGACTCCGGCCTGGGCAGCGCCCTGGCAGACCTGAGCGGCTACCGCGATTCGTTCCGCGAAGGCGCCTTTGCCGCTGGCCTCAAGGGGCTGCCCGCCGGTAAGGCTCAGGAGGTCGAGACCCTGGTCCTGGACACCCTGCGCGGCATCGTGAACGATGGCATCGACCCGGAGCTGATTGAGAGCAGCCTGCACCAGTTCGAGATCGGGCAGAAGGAGGTCAGCAATGCGGGCTACCCCTACGGCCTGCAGGTGATGTTCCGGCTGCTGGGCCCCTGGCTGTACGGCGGTGATCCCGTGACCGGGCTGCGCCTGGACGCCGAACTCGAGCGCCTGCGTGGGGACCTGCAGCGTGGCCGGGTGTTCGAGCCCATGATCGAAGAGCAACTGCTGAACAATCCCCACCGGGTCACGCTGGAGGTGGCCCCTGATCCGGAACTGGCGACCCGCGCCGAGGCTGACGAACAAGCCCTGGTCCAGCGCCTGAGCGCCGGCTTTACCGACGAGGACCGCCAGCGCGTGGTGGCCGAGAGCCTGCGCCTCAAAGAAGTGCAGGCCCTGGAAAGCGACCCTACGATCCTGCCGACGCTGGCCCTGAGCGACGTGCCGACCGAGGTGCCTCGCGTCACGTACCGCGTGGAGGAAGCGGGAAGCGCCACCGTGGGCCGCGTGCCGCTTCCGACGGGAGGGCTCAGCTACCTGGACGTCCAGGTGCGTCTGCCTGATGTTCCCGAAGACCTGCTGGATACGCTGCCGCTGTACGCCTTTGCCGTCACGCGCAGCGGCGCGGCCGGACAGGATTATCTGGCGCTGTCCCGCCGGCTGGAAGCGGTCACCGGCGGCGTCACGGCCAGCGTGAACGTCGGCAGCCGTCCCGACAACCTCGAAGCGCTGCGGCTGACCCTCAGCTTCAGTGGCAAGGCCCTGTCGCGCAATGCCCCAGCACTGGTAGAAATCATGCGCGATCTGCTCGTGGCTCCTGAATTTACCCAGGACCGCCTGGAGCAGCTGCTCAAGCAGCGCCTTGCAGGCATGAAAGCCAGTGTGGTCCAGAGCGGCAACATGTATGCCGAGCGGCTGGCACTGGCCCAGGTCAGCCGGGCCGGGGTGCTGCATGAGCGCTTCAGCGGACTGTCGGCCCTGGCGGCTCTGAAGACCATCGTGGAGGAGGGCGGGCTCGACGAGCTGCTGGCCCGCTTTGAACGGATCCGGGAACTGTTGACCCGCGGTACGCCGCTGCTGTGCCTGACGGCCACGCCGGATGAAATCGGTCTGGACCTCAGCCCATTGACCGGCACCTTTGGAACACCGGACCCGGTGGGTCACCCTGCACCGGCCCTCTTTGCTGGTGGTCCGCAGGCCCGCGTGACCGATTCGCCGGTGGCCTTCAACGCCGTGGCTTTCCAGACGGTGCCTTTTACTCACGCCGACAGCCCGGCGCTGCTGGTGCTGTCGCGGCTGCTGCGCAGCGAGTACCTGCTTTCAGAGATCCGCGAGAAAGGCGGCGCCTACGGTGGTGGCGCAAGCTTTGAGCCGCAGCAGGGTCTGTTTTCCATGAGCAGCTACCGCGACCCGCATATCTCACGCACCCTGCAGGTGTTCCGCGACGCCCGCGCGTTTCTGGACACCGAACTGGGCGAACGTGAACTGACCGAGGCGATCCTGGCCTCCAGCAAGCTGCTTGATCCCCTGACGAGCCCGGACACGGCCGGTCGCCTGCGCTTTTTCGGTGATCAGGCCGGCTACACGCCTGAGGTGCAGGAAGCCTACAAGGACCGCCTGCTGCAGGTGGCGCTCGCTGACCTGAGAAGGGTTATGGACACCTACCTGACGCCCGAACGAGCGGCCTACGGTCTGGTTGCCGGCCGCGATCCGAACGAGGATGTAAAGGAACTGGGCCTGAGCTTCACCGTGCAGACCATCTGA
- the mnmE gene encoding tRNA uridine-5-carboxymethylaminomethyl(34) synthesis GTPase MnmE, which translates to MTRSGLTDTIAAIATAPGSAGVGIVRVSGPEALTVADGIFSGRRTPSRIRGGRFVFGQLIAADGEVLDEGLCLVFRRPHSYTGEDVAELQTHGSPAVLGRVLSRVLELGARLARPGEFTLRAYLSGRLDLAQAEAVLGLVEAQTDAARRQASLGLSGALGTRVARIGANITRTLAAVQAMLDYPEEGVPEEDRELPLQAAEQDLSELVQSARAGQVATRGARLALIGRPNVGKSSLLNALLGYERSIVTPIPGTTRDYLEAGVELAGVPVTLVDTAGIRHTTDQVEAAGVRQAVALAGAADLVLALEDGQQPREPLPTELPEGARVIRVQTKADLEPAWNDPGALRVSAVTGEGLPELREAIHAALLGDAARSEAWLTTERQADAARRALGHVQAARTLPDDLASWELEEALRALSDLTGRDVQEDVVDAVFRNFCVGK; encoded by the coding sequence GTGACCCGATCCGGACTGACCGACACCATTGCCGCTATTGCCACCGCTCCTGGCAGCGCTGGCGTGGGCATCGTGCGGGTTAGTGGCCCGGAAGCCCTGACCGTCGCTGATGGCATCTTTTCAGGAAGGCGCACGCCCTCAAGGATTCGGGGCGGCCGGTTTGTCTTTGGTCAGCTGATTGCAGCGGACGGCGAGGTCCTGGATGAAGGCCTGTGTCTGGTCTTCCGGAGACCCCACAGCTATACCGGCGAGGATGTGGCCGAGTTGCAGACGCACGGCAGCCCGGCGGTACTTGGGCGGGTCCTGTCGAGAGTCCTGGAACTGGGAGCGCGCCTGGCGCGGCCCGGCGAGTTCACCCTGCGGGCCTATCTGTCAGGGCGCCTGGACCTGGCTCAGGCTGAGGCCGTGCTGGGTCTGGTCGAGGCGCAGACCGATGCGGCGCGCCGGCAGGCCAGTCTGGGACTGTCCGGCGCGCTTGGCACGCGCGTCGCAAGGATCGGTGCCAACATTACCCGCACACTGGCGGCCGTACAGGCCATGCTCGACTACCCCGAAGAGGGCGTGCCCGAAGAAGACCGGGAGCTTCCCCTTCAGGCCGCCGAGCAGGACTTGAGCGAGCTCGTCCAGAGTGCCCGCGCCGGTCAGGTCGCCACCCGGGGGGCCCGGCTGGCATTGATCGGGCGGCCCAACGTCGGGAAAAGCAGCCTGCTCAATGCCCTGCTGGGGTATGAGCGCAGCATCGTGACCCCCATTCCAGGCACCACACGGGACTATCTGGAAGCTGGCGTGGAGCTGGCCGGTGTGCCGGTCACGCTGGTGGACACTGCCGGCATCCGGCACACCACCGATCAGGTGGAGGCTGCTGGCGTGCGGCAGGCCGTGGCGCTGGCTGGGGCGGCGGATCTGGTGCTGGCTCTCGAAGATGGACAGCAGCCCCGTGAACCCTTACCCACTGAACTGCCGGAAGGCGCGCGGGTGATCCGGGTGCAGACCAAAGCCGACCTGGAACCTGCCTGGAACGACCCCGGGGCCCTGCGCGTGAGTGCCGTCACCGGAGAGGGTCTGCCCGAGCTGCGTGAAGCTATTCATGCGGCGCTGCTGGGAGACGCGGCCCGCAGTGAGGCCTGGCTGACCACAGAACGTCAGGCGGACGCCGCCCGGCGCGCGCTGGGTCATGTCCAGGCCGCCCGTACTCTGCCCGATGACCTTGCGAGCTGGGAACTGGAAGAAGCGCTGCGTGCCCTGTCGGACCTGACCGGGCGGGATGTCCAGGAAGACGTGGTGGACGCGGTTTTCCGGAATTTCTGCGTAGGTAAATAA
- a CDS encoding substrate-binding periplasmic protein, translating into MRRTAVFPFLLAALIGSHSEARTLAEIRNSGTLRIATSADFAPYSFMQAGMFTGFDIDLGNELALRMGLHVEWVTLPYDGLLGKLNTSDEVDVVFATASTTQSQNVVASVPYGCTNTVLLTRKGGPTSQKALSGKTLGAEEGRPYLAYLKKMPFQKIVQVYPSSTDAILAAATGRVAAVATDQHAALSAMKTYPKAGLVIGETLAREQLVLAVGRKNTALRDALNAALKDMQREGSINALGQSYFGRKISC; encoded by the coding sequence TTGAGACGAACTGCTGTTTTCCCATTTCTGCTCGCTGCCCTGATAGGGAGCCACAGCGAAGCCCGCACGCTCGCGGAGATCCGTAACAGCGGCACTCTGCGCATCGCCACCAGCGCCGATTTCGCTCCCTACAGCTTTATGCAGGCTGGTATGTTCACCGGCTTTGACATCGACCTGGGCAACGAACTGGCCCTGCGCATGGGCCTGCACGTCGAGTGGGTGACGCTGCCGTATGACGGCCTGCTGGGCAAGCTCAACACCAGTGACGAGGTGGATGTCGTCTTTGCCACGGCGAGCACCACGCAGAGCCAGAATGTGGTGGCCTCAGTTCCTTACGGCTGCACCAACACCGTGCTGCTGACCCGCAAGGGTGGCCCTACGTCCCAGAAGGCCCTCTCCGGCAAGACTCTGGGTGCTGAAGAAGGTCGCCCCTACCTGGCCTACCTCAAGAAGATGCCCTTCCAGAAGATCGTGCAGGTCTACCCCAGTTCTACCGATGCCATCCTGGCGGCAGCCACTGGGCGGGTAGCCGCGGTGGCCACTGACCAGCACGCGGCCCTCAGCGCCATGAAAACCTACCCGAAAGCCGGCCTCGTCATAGGGGAGACTCTGGCACGTGAGCAGCTTGTCCTGGCGGTGGGCCGCAAGAACACGGCCCTGCGTGACGCCCTCAACGCTGCTCTGAAAGACATGCAGCGCGAAGGCAGCATCAACGCGCTGGGGCAGTCCTACTTCGGCAGGAAGATCAGCTGCTGA
- a CDS encoding DUF4258 domain-containing protein produces the protein MQTGTDLLALRAQLSRAEKAARRAPTPPPAPRPARPTPINPQREIELAGIATDDFSLSRAHARLRDAVYDGRYHVCPHAIGHARAEGFLEHDIMNVLLSGRVRAVYPDDQRWLVCGAFEACGISLPLHVVVQHYRDGHVDIVTAFVPKHPYHIISRARLAVMLRYDDERIRVRTAQAGNRVGYRSKGKWKKSA, from the coding sequence CTGCAGACCGGAACCGACCTGCTGGCCCTGCGCGCCCAGCTCTCCCGCGCCGAAAAAGCCGCACGGCGGGCTCCCACGCCGCCTCCGGCGCCCCGTCCGGCACGCCCAACCCCGATCAATCCTCAGCGGGAAATAGAACTCGCCGGGATTGCCACCGATGATTTCAGCCTGTCACGCGCCCATGCCCGCTTGCGCGACGCTGTGTATGACGGACGGTATCACGTCTGTCCGCACGCCATCGGGCACGCCCGGGCCGAGGGCTTTCTGGAGCATGACATCATGAATGTGCTGCTGTCCGGCCGGGTACGTGCGGTGTACCCCGATGACCAGCGCTGGCTGGTGTGCGGAGCCTTCGAAGCCTGCGGGATATCGCTTCCCCTCCATGTGGTGGTGCAGCACTACCGCGACGGCCATGTGGATATCGTGACTGCCTTCGTGCCCAAGCACCCCTACCACATCATCAGCCGGGCGCGTCTGGCTGTGATGCTCCGTTACGACGACGAGCGCATCCGCGTGCGCACTGCGCAGGCCGGCAACCGGGTGGGATACCGCAGCAAGGGCAAGTGGAAGAAAAGCGCCTGA
- a CDS encoding GNAT family N-acetyltransferase: MIRPMQATDAPDVLALLNWMDDAPEREVFAPDSRDARELQLECEDNTCFVLDGEEGVVAYCAIGPFRDGMVLEGPISEPEAAGALTTLVTRAIEEAEGLPVYAFCARDNLAVRDALERAGLNPLHTTDFYSAPLEKLTSRARVPDGHSLARRLPIEEYRALYRDSEDAWAGRLDWGPEQYDAHFARDDVRLVVLRREDRTIGFAELELHPDDARADLTYLAVHPAERGQGYGRVLLALAAAEADTHPEIRTMRVRAHDHMRAARALYAHAGLTHCRSVMTYLKEGDEEA, from the coding sequence ATGATCCGTCCGATGCAGGCCACCGACGCTCCAGACGTTCTCGCCCTCCTGAACTGGATGGACGACGCCCCGGAACGCGAGGTGTTCGCCCCGGACTCCCGCGACGCCCGCGAACTTCAGCTTGAATGCGAGGACAACACCTGTTTTGTGCTTGACGGCGAAGAGGGCGTGGTTGCCTACTGCGCCATTGGACCGTTTCGTGACGGCATGGTGCTTGAAGGCCCTATCAGCGAACCGGAAGCGGCGGGTGCCTTAACGACTCTGGTAACCCGCGCCATTGAGGAAGCCGAGGGCCTGCCCGTGTATGCCTTCTGCGCCCGCGACAATCTGGCAGTACGTGACGCGCTTGAACGGGCCGGTCTGAACCCGCTGCACACCACCGACTTTTACTCTGCGCCGCTGGAAAAACTGACCTCCCGAGCCCGGGTGCCGGATGGTCACTCCCTGGCCCGCCGCCTGCCTATCGAGGAATACCGCGCGCTGTACCGCGACTCGGAGGACGCCTGGGCTGGCCGGCTGGACTGGGGCCCTGAGCAGTACGACGCCCACTTTGCGCGGGACGATGTGCGCCTGGTGGTGTTGCGCCGGGAGGACCGTACCATCGGCTTTGCAGAACTTGAACTGCATCCTGATGATGCGCGGGCCGACCTGACCTATCTGGCGGTTCATCCGGCCGAGCGTGGCCAGGGCTACGGGCGGGTGCTGCTGGCCCTGGCCGCTGCAGAAGCCGACACACATCCGGAGATCCGTACCATGCGGGTGCGCGCCCATGACCACATGCGCGCCGCGCGTGCACTGTACGCCCACGCGGGCCTGACCCACTGCCGCTCGGTGATGACCTACCTGAAAGAGGGCGACGAGGAAGCCTAG
- a CDS encoding DUF305 domain-containing protein, producing MLRFARSRFVVPLLLTLIGAALGYGLWPRMPGESSTEVRFVREMIQHHTQAVDMSIRVRERSQDRTVRSLALDILLSQQEQIGQMHGWLTLWGRPWGGAGMSAEHARMMGMATPAQVAALDTLPPQQADRHFLTLMIRHHDGALAMVEPALKKSIRPEVQALARQIQATQAAEIKVMADMLRARGTQAPPEPRTDQAPSGHQH from the coding sequence ATGCTTCGCTTTGCCCGCTCCCGATTTGTCGTGCCGCTTCTGCTGACCCTGATCGGAGCTGCCCTGGGCTACGGACTCTGGCCACGTATGCCGGGCGAGTCCAGCACCGAAGTCCGGTTCGTCCGCGAGATGATTCAGCACCACACGCAGGCTGTGGATATGTCCATTCGCGTGCGCGAGCGCAGTCAGGACCGCACCGTGCGCTCCCTGGCACTGGACATCCTGCTGTCGCAACAGGAACAGATCGGGCAGATGCATGGCTGGCTGACCCTGTGGGGGCGGCCGTGGGGTGGAGCCGGCATGAGCGCCGAACACGCCCGGATGATGGGAATGGCCACCCCAGCCCAGGTGGCGGCGCTGGACACGCTGCCCCCTCAGCAGGCCGACAGGCACTTTCTGACCCTGATGATCCGACACCACGACGGTGCCCTGGCCATGGTCGAGCCTGCCCTGAAGAAGAGCATCCGGCCCGAGGTGCAGGCCCTGGCCCGGCAGATTCAGGCGACTCAGGCCGCAGAGATCAAGGTCATGGCAGACATGCTCCGCGCCCGTGGAACCCAGGCCCCACCTGAACCCAGGACAGATCAAGCTCCATCCGGGCATCAGCACTGA
- a CDS encoding YdcF family protein, translated as MTTAPRITPTKLRSVLKGAALGCALGILAAFLGEVRSPAALVLLLIIAGAVAAWFPLTRRVMQAGCVVLAGVLAVCLLTPVLRAPLQALTLAGSPVPADVIVVLGGGVQCGTRAQAPSSAARLVRGLELWRAGYAPAMTVSEPSGLIGPADCPRLSVLQRGQITSLYPRGGPEVLTLSRVTTTRDEAARVRQLAQSRGWEQVLLVTSPSHSRRAARLFQAYGLSVVSVPADETLFDTTLPLPSDRLYAVRVLLYEGLSRVKASLGGTPER; from the coding sequence GTGACCACGGCGCCGCGCATCACCCCAACGAAGCTCCGTTCCGTGCTGAAAGGAGCCGCTCTGGGCTGTGCGCTGGGCATCCTGGCCGCTTTTCTGGGCGAGGTGCGAAGTCCGGCGGCTCTGGTGCTGCTGCTGATTATCGCCGGCGCAGTGGCCGCGTGGTTCCCGCTGACCCGCCGCGTGATGCAGGCAGGCTGTGTGGTGCTTGCTGGGGTGCTGGCCGTATGCCTGCTGACTCCGGTGCTGCGCGCCCCCCTTCAGGCCCTGACCCTGGCCGGGTCGCCGGTGCCGGCAGACGTGATCGTGGTGCTGGGCGGGGGCGTGCAGTGTGGCACGCGCGCCCAGGCACCCAGCAGCGCTGCGCGTCTGGTTCGCGGTCTGGAGCTGTGGCGTGCCGGATACGCACCGGCCATGACGGTGTCCGAACCCTCAGGCCTGATCGGGCCGGCAGACTGCCCCAGGCTCAGTGTGTTGCAACGCGGTCAGATCACGTCCCTGTACCCACGCGGCGGTCCAGAAGTCCTGACGTTGTCCCGCGTCACCACCACCCGTGACGAGGCGGCCCGCGTGCGGCAGCTGGCCCAGTCACGCGGCTGGGAACAGGTACTGCTGGTGACGTCCCCCAGCCACTCGCGCCGGGCTGCCCGTCTGTTCCAGGCCTATGGCCTGAGCGTGGTCAGCGTGCCCGCGGATGAAACGCTGTTCGACACCACGCTGCCCCTGCCCTCAGACCGGCTGTATGCCGTGCGGGTGCTGCTGTACGAGGGGCTTTCGCGGGTTAAGGCCAGCCTTGGTGGGACCCCGGAACGCTGA